Below is a genomic region from Spartinivicinus marinus.
CAACTGTCTGTCTAGTCGGTAATCCTAATTGTGGAAAAACATCATTATTTAACGCTTTAACTGGTTCAAAACAAAAGATTGGTAATTGGCCCGGTGTAACCGTTGAGAAAAAAACAGGCTCTTATCAGTATAACCAACAAACGATTAAGATAATTGACTTACCCGGACTTTATTCCTTAGATGGTGTAGAAAATACTGCTATTGACGAGCAAATTACGCTTGATTTTTTATTAATAGATTCCAGCTCTCTCATTATTAATATTATCGATGCAGTTAATTTACAACGAAGTTTATATTTAACTCTTCAGTTACTTGAGTTGGGAAAACCCATGATCATTGTCCTCAATATGATGGACAAGCTCTCATCAGCTAAGCAAACCATCAACATCAAGCAGCTGGCCCAGCGATTAAAATGTCCAGTACTACCAATTGTTGCAAAACAGTCAAAAGGCCTACCGGAGTTGAAAAAACGGGTGACCCAAGCACTCAAACAACCAACAACGCCTCTTCCCCCACAACCTTATAACAAGTTAATTCATCAAGCTATCCAACAAATAAGACCTGATGACCACCCAGCTATTTCTCAATGGCAAGCAATAAACTTACTCGCCAATAATGAAATCAACAACCACTTTCCTGCCATTATCAAGACTAGCTCTACCTGGAAGGCCGTGTTACAACAGTTAGCACAGGAACATACAAGAAATATCACCCAACAAATGGGTGAAGATTTAGATATTCTTATTGCCAATGATCGTTATCAGTTTATTAATCAACTCACCCAACAAGTGGTTACGACGGAAGAGCGTTTTTCAAAATCAATAACAGAAAAAATAGACAACATTGTGCTTAACCGACTATTGGGTATTCCAATATTTCTAAGCATTATGTATTTAATGTTTATGTTTAGCATTAATATTGGCAGTGCATTTATTGACTTTTTTGATATTACAGCAGGTACTTTATTTATTGATACTCCAGCCTATTGGCTGAACCAAATACATGCACCAAACTGGTTAATTACGTTACTCGCCAATGGCATTGGCAGTGGTATTCAAACAGTTGCTACTTTTATTCCTATCATTGCCTGCTTATTTTTATTTTTAGCATTGTTAGAGGGCTCTGGTTATATGGCCAGAGCTGCTTTTATTATGGATAAAATAATGGGCTGGGTTGGTCTGCCAGGAAAAGCTTTTGTTCCTATGCTGATTGGCTTCGGCTGCAATGTGCCCGCAGTAATGGCAACTAGAACTCTAGAAAGCCAGCGTGACCGATTATTAACCATTTGTATGACTCCCTTTATGTCTTGTGGAGCCCGCCTTCCTGTCTACGCACTGTTTGCTGTTGCTTTTTTTCCTGATAACGGCCAAAACATAGTGCTTATTTTATATCTTGTCGGTATTCTACTTGCTATTACTACT
It encodes:
- the feoB gene encoding Fe(2+) transporter permease subunit FeoB, translating into MSLSTVCLVGNPNCGKTSLFNALTGSKQKIGNWPGVTVEKKTGSYQYNQQTIKIIDLPGLYSLDGVENTAIDEQITLDFLLIDSSSLIINIIDAVNLQRSLYLTLQLLELGKPMIIVLNMMDKLSSAKQTINIKQLAQRLKCPVLPIVAKQSKGLPELKKRVTQALKQPTTPLPPQPYNKLIHQAIQQIRPDDHPAISQWQAINLLANNEINNHFPAIIKTSSTWKAVLQQLAQEHTRNITQQMGEDLDILIANDRYQFINQLTQQVVTTEERFSKSITEKIDNIVLNRLLGIPIFLSIMYLMFMFSINIGSAFIDFFDITAGTLFIDTPAYWLNQIHAPNWLITLLANGIGSGIQTVATFIPIIACLFLFLALLEGSGYMARAAFIMDKIMGWVGLPGKAFVPMLIGFGCNVPAVMATRTLESQRDRLLTICMTPFMSCGARLPVYALFAVAFFPDNGQNIVLILYLVGILLAITTGIIMKHTLLPGISSPFILELPDYHLPTTKTVLTHTWSRLKGFIVKAGKIIIVMVALLNVLNSLGTDATVNNENTENSILSVTGKALTPLFKPMGINDANWPATVGIFTGVFAKEAVVGTLDAMYSQLNATKQALDTPQPLAFWQKFYSALLTIPTNLAGLADGWGDPLGMNIGEITNKEIAAEDQDIAAETFSTIHHLFGSPHAAFAYVLFILLYTPCLATLGAIFREANTNWMWLVAGWTFAIAYTTATVYYQVATFAEHPHYSIGWFVTLASLWIVVLIFLKRRVNKLTVNLNQNVVSV